The window TCACGACCGGATCAGGCCAGCGCCCCCTCGCGCGCCATGTCGCGCGAGGACGGGTCCGTGAGGGTTCGGAGCGACTCCCGGTGCCAGCCCGGACGCGTCTTCTGGAGCACGACCAGCATCACCACCGTGGCCAGGAGCCCGGTCAGGGCCGGGCCGAGGTAGGGAGCGAGCTCGAAGCCGCCCGGAGCAGGGGGGAACACCTGCACCAGATAGCTGCTCCCGAAGTTGAAGGCCCCGTGCGCGGCGATCGCGAACCACAGCGAGTTGCTGGCGAGGACCAGCAGACCGAAGAAGACACCGAGCAGGAACGTGTACAGGAAGACCAGCGGCTGCTCGACCGCGATGGCGAAGTGCGCCGCAGAGAAGGCGACCGACATCACGATGACGATGGTCAGCGCGTTGGCCTTTCGGGCGAGGAAGGCGGGCACCATGCTCCGGAAGATCAGTTCCTCCGCCCCACCCTGCACGGAGAATGCGAGCAGCAGCGCCAGGCCCATCAGCCAGAACATCGGCGTGCCCAGCGGGCCGGGATCGAAGGTGAACCGCGAGCCGAAGACCAGGCTCTTGATGCCCGTCGTCGCGGCCGACATGAGCACCCCGAGCAGCAGACCGACAGGGATGAACATCCCGATCCGGTGCCGACTCATGCCGCTCGCGCGGAATCGGTTGGGCACCGCCCAGACCAGGAAGACGACCCAGAACAGAGCGAAGGTCGCCAGCATGCCGAGCAGACTGCCCAGTTCGGGGTTGCTCTCCTTCAGGGGCTTCAGCAGCGTGTCGGACAGCGTGCCCGTTGCGATGGTCAAGGATGCGAGAGCGAACGCCCCCACCGTGCCGAGGGCGACATAGACCGCGGCGGGAAGACGGGTGAGTCGGGAATAGAAGCCGTTCCTGACCGGCCCGGCTTCGAAATGGTACTGCGTGCGCATGCGGCGCTCCTTGGATGAAATGAGTCGGAGGACGCTCGAGTGAGCGTCCTCCGACTTATGACGTGCATTTCATCCGGAACGTGACGCACGAGGCGTCACCCACCGCTGGCTGACGGTCCCTAGGCTTGGCCGTGCGACTCGCGAGAGCGCCGCGACAGCGAGTCGATGATGACAGCGAGCAGCAGCACCGCTCCGGTGATC is drawn from Leifsonia shinshuensis and contains these coding sequences:
- a CDS encoding CPBP family intramembrane glutamic endopeptidase, with translation MRTQYHFEAGPVRNGFYSRLTRLPAAVYVALGTVGAFALASLTIATGTLSDTLLKPLKESNPELGSLLGMLATFALFWVVFLVWAVPNRFRASGMSRHRIGMFIPVGLLLGVLMSAATTGIKSLVFGSRFTFDPGPLGTPMFWLMGLALLLAFSVQGGAEELIFRSMVPAFLARKANALTIVIVMSVAFSAAHFAIAVEQPLVFLYTFLLGVFFGLLVLASNSLWFAIAAHGAFNFGSSYLVQVFPPAPGGFELAPYLGPALTGLLATVVMLVVLQKTRPGWHRESLRTLTDPSSRDMAREGALA